The following proteins are co-located in the Cardiocondyla obscurior isolate alpha-2009 linkage group LG12, Cobs3.1, whole genome shotgun sequence genome:
- the LOC139106793 gene encoding kinectin isoform X7: MDVQTGLIYVGIVVLSAAAIAFISMFGIREKSYEEAIAEQRKLPDDLLSSKKDKNKEKKHKNKTGKKVKEKKEEKDDKEDKDERPEHVQFEETPQILPPDPPVQITQTETMEKVNKSPKDTPTKSKKNRESVKKRDENSKDEKQDLNTYTNASSANKETTREVKEQQQKDTPVKEVKEIVKEAVQQLPNKEPKKTKKKNDILSQIDGDAVNVELLMLCIQKAELSRSEIQSLTNQLLNKQQDNPLEYSEWTEGRADPVIKLKKQLAEKEKALADEHEANVAFQNKLKELRAEFNTEKSRLLSNIRQLDEMFNAKNTEAQTLQTRLQHILESHVAEKQGFARQIDQLQSKLNEDASIIHKLQEDQGQTQGHLQQELMAQRKQMEVQFAQIRENENALKSQLAQKHGEMQELQNELQATCESSTAEIDMLRQQVGIMQGQLIHSEGQLQHFKEANDRLQDVARQLEESHRAHTELDHRLKSAHRHEQELQKQVNSLQAELNHAKNEANETPTLKIELNKAQTELIKLKSELSATMNEAQSEAAEIIALKNALSNKEEELKRSQDKVYAVQNDLQQSNVQVTRLESELNSVQKKMDVLKVDFDYSLKESKNEANKYQNEVYTLQKQLADFQIELDQTRSQIRESNAMASEVKALQTEINRLQNNEKKTGDEHLHIVKLQEENDRLRTELTNAIEKQKELQQQYEEKKNRIDVALATTTEPQHANLEDKALLEKLTTELTHKEEEFNKIDERLHLLESDADQHQQFIRQLKEALEVQKCKNNELRTKNWKVMEALSAAESRAKSNEETAVKEVTQKIKQEQEEITKAFLQRIFPEIKVAEKTYEHWIKSFETKICNSLSELKQKNADQLIPDLETQNKSLQGMVLHYQQIIHDTEGMLNKLQSHIESEETRWQSQLRQKENEVANLRIELKDMQTKLISNEEFKQRVKELEVCVEQNRTGILFNAAQKGTSCGDSNELVTLEQLQEEKARLSQELEVECNKRATLDAEVTKLRSLVENSEASLVYEKNLVTQLQQEVSQLKNEICGGCSSSEQSVLNGPPLSDSLQSERLDNNISGMQPPLASQALLTALENTLLKNTEFANCSITKPVSLMSQTEQEIENNSLTTKYSSKSCHMTDHNTQANWNSMIDQQHKKRKKKRKGGSGKK, translated from the exons ATGGATGTTCAGACGGGACTTATATATGTTGGCATTGTTGTCCTCTCCGCTGCAGCCAttgcttttatttcaatgtttGGTATAAGAGAAAAATCTTATGAAGAAGCAATTGCCGAACAGAGAAAGCTACCTGATGATTTGCTGTCAA GcaaaaaggataaaaataaagaaaaaaagcataaaaataaaacgggaaagaaagtaaaagagaagaaagaagagaaggatGATAAGGAAGATAAGGATGAAAGACCCGAGCATGTACAATTTGAAGAAACCCCTCAAATATTGCCTCCTGATCCACCAGTGCag ATTACCCAAACTGAAACCATGGAGAAAGTCAACAAATCACCAAAGGATACTCCGACTAAATCGAAGAAAAACAGGGAATCagtaaaaaagagagatgaaAATAGTAAAGATGAAAAACAAGATCTTAATACTTACACTAATGCATCATCTGCTAATAAAGAAACTACAAGGGAAGTAAAAGAACAACAACAAAAAGATACGCCTGTGAAAGAAGTGAAGGAAATTGTCAAAGAGGCAGTTCAGCAGTTACCGAACAAAGAAcccaaaaaaacgaaaaaaaagaatgatatTTTATCTCAGATCG atGGGGATGCAGTTAATGTTGAATTATTGATGCTATGTATTCAAAAAGCAGAGCTTAGTCGATCTGAAATACAGAGCCTCACGAATCAACTCTTGAATAAACAGCAGGACAATCCGTTAGAATATTCAGAGTGGACGGAAGGTCGCGCTGACCctgttattaaattgaaaaaacaattggcggaaaaagagaaagcatTAGCCGATGAGCACGAAGCGAATGTGGCATTTCAAAACAAATTAAAGGAATTGCGAGCTGAATTTAATACAGAAAAATCGAGACTATTATCGAATATTAGACAACTCGACGAAATGTTCAACGCTAAAAACACTGAAGCTCAAACATTGCAAACTCGACTTCAACATATTTTGGAAAGTCATGTTGCAGAAAAACAAGGTTTTGCTAGACAGATTGATCAACTGCAGAGTAAATTAAATGAGGATGCCAGCATTATTCACAAATTGCAAGAAGATCAAGGACAAACTCAGGGACATTTACAGCAAGAATTGATGGCGCAACGAAAGCAAATGGAAGTACAATTTGCACAAATACGTGAAAATGAGAATGCATTGAAATCACAATTGGCCCAAAAACATGGGGAGATGCAGGAATTGCAAAATGAACTGCAAGCGACTTGCGAAAGTAGCACCGCAGAGATAGATATGTTACGTCAGCAAGTAGGAATAATGCAAGGTCAATTGATACACTCAGAAGGACAATTACAACACTTTAAGGAGGCAAATGATCGATTACAAGATGTTGCTAGGCAACTTGAG GAATCTCATCGTGCACACACCGAATTAGATCATAGATTAAAAAGCGCACATCGACACGAACAAGAATTGCAGAAGCAAGTAAATTCACTGCAGGCTGAATTAAATCATGCGAAAAATGAAGCTAATGAAACGCCTACCTTAAAAATAGAACTTAACAAAGCTCAAACggaattgataaaattaaaatcagagCTGTCAGCCACAATGAATGAAGCTCAATCAGAAGCAGCTGAAATTATAGCCTTGAAAAATGCATTAAGTAACAAAGAAGAGGAACTAAAAAGATCGCAGGATAAAGTTTATGCTGTTCAAAATGATTTGCAACAATCCAATGTGCAAGTTACACGTCTGGAATCTGAATTGAATTCTGTCCAGAAGAAGATGGATGTATTAAAAGTCGATTTTGATTATAGTTTAAAGGAATCAAAGAACGAAGCAAACAAGTATCAAAACGAAGTATACACACTACAAAAACAGTTAGCAGATTTCCAGATAGAATTAGATCAGACTCGTAGTCAGATTAGAGAATCTAATGCGATGGCGAGTGAAGTAAAAGCTTTGCAAACTGAAATAAATAGATTGCAGAACAATGAGAAAAAAACAGGAGATGAACATCTTCATATTGTGAAACTGCAAGAAGAGAACGATAGACTGCGTACTGag CTTACGAACGCTAtagagaaacaaaaagaacTTCAACAACAatacgaagaaaagaaaaatcgtatAGATGTAGCACTAGCCACTACTACTGAACCTCAACATGCCAATTT aGAGGATAAAGCTTTActagaaaaattaacaacaGAGTTAACGCACAAAGAAGAGgaattcaataaaatagaTGAACGATTACATTTATTAGAGAGTGATGCAGATCAACACCAACAGTTTATTAGGCAATTAAAAGAAGCTTTAGAGGttcaaaaatgtaaaaataat GAACTACGCACAAAGAACTGGAAAGTAATGGAAGCTCTTTCTGCTGCTGAGTCGCGTGCCAAATCTAACGAAGAGACAGCCGttaaa gaaGTAACacagaaaattaaacaagaaCAAGAAGAAATAACTAAGGCATTTCTACAAAGGATATTCCCTGAGATTAAAGTGGCTGAGAAAACATATGAACATTGGATCAAATCTTTTGAAACTAAAATATGCAATAGTTTAAGCgaattaaaacagaaaaacgCAGATCAACTAATTCCAGATTTGGAGACACAAAACAAAAGTTTACAAGGCATGGTTTTACATTATCAACAAATTATTCACGATACG gaaggTATGCTTAATAAACTACAGAGTCATATAGAATCTGAGGAAACACGATGGCAATCGCAACttcgacaaaaagaaaatgaagtgGCAAACCTTAGAATAGAACTCAAAGACATgcaaactaaattaatttcaaatgagGAG tTTAAACAGAGAGTTAAAGAATTGGAAGTTTGCGTGGAACAAAATCGTActggaatattatttaatgccgCGCAGAAAGGTACATCGTGTGGAGATAGCAACGAGCTTGTTACTTTAGAACAATTGCAagaa GAGAAGGCCCGTTTATCGCAGGAATTAGAAGTAGAATGTAATAAGAGGGCGACATTGGACGCTGAAGTTACAAAATTGCGTTCTCTTGTTGAAAATAGTGAAGCGAGTTTAGTGTACGAGAAAAATCTTGTTACACAACTTCAACAAGAAGTATCCCAACTGAAG AATGAAATTTGTGGCGGTTGTAGCAGTTCGGAGCAGTCTGTGTTAAACGGTCCACCCTTATCGGATTCTCTTCAATCTGAG CGGTTGGATAATAATATATCTGGAATGCAGCCTCCTCTAGCGTCTCAGGCTCTGTTAACTGCGTTAGAAAATACTCTGCTCAAGAATACAGAGTTTGCAAACTGTTCCATTACGAAACCTGTCAGTTTGATGAGTCAAACTGAACAAGAAATTGAGAACAACTCCCTTACTACAAAATATTCCTCCAAATCCTGTCATATGACAGATCACAACACACAGGCTAATTGGAACTCAATGATTGACCAGCAACATAAAAAGCgcaagaaaaagaggaag GGTGGTTcaggaaaaaaataa
- the LOC139106793 gene encoding kinectin isoform X5, protein MDVQTGLIYVGIVVLSAAAIAFISMFGIREKSYEEAIAEQRKLPDDLLSSKKDKNKEKKHKNKTGKKVKEKKEEKDDKEDKDERPEHVQFEETPQILPPDPPVQKENLQQITQTETMEKVNKSPKDTPTKSKKNRESVKKRDENSKDEKQDLNTYTNASSANKETTREVKEQQQKDTPVKEVKEIVKEAVQQLPNKEPKKTKKKNDILSQIDGDAVNVELLMLCIQKAELSRSEIQSLTNQLLNKQQDNPLEYSEWTEGRADPVIKLKKQLAEKEKALADEHEANVAFQNKLKELRAEFNTEKSRLLSNIRQLDEMFNAKNTEAQTLQTRLQHILESHVAEKQGFARQIDQLQSKLNEDASIIHKLQEDQGQTQGHLQQELMAQRKQMEVQFAQIRENENALKSQLAQKHGEMQELQNELQATCESSTAEIDMLRQQVGIMQGQLIHSEGQLQHFKEANDRLQDVARQLEESHRAHTELDHRLKSAHRHEQELQKQVNSLQAELNHAKNEANETPTLKIELNKAQTELIKLKSELSATMNEAQSEAAEIIALKNALSNKEEELKRSQDKVYAVQNDLQQSNVQVTRLESELNSVQKKMDVLKVDFDYSLKESKNEANKYQNEVYTLQKQLADFQIELDQTRSQIRESNAMASEVKALQTEINRLQNNEKKTGDEHLHIVKLQEENDRLRTELTNAIEKQKELQQQYEEKKNRIDVALATTTEPQHANLEDKALLEKLTTELTHKEEEFNKIDERLHLLESDADQHQQFIRQLKEALEVQKCKNNELRTKNWKVMEALSAAESRAKSNEETAVKEVTQKIKQEQEEITKAFLQRIFPEIKVAEKTYEHWIKSFETKICNSLSELKQKNADQLIPDLETQNKSLQGMVLHYQQIIHDTEGMLNKLQSHIESEETRWQSQLRQKENEVANLRIELKDMQTKLISNEEFKQRVKELEVCVEQNRTGILFNAAQKGTSCGDSNELVTLEQLQEEKARLSQELEVECNKRATLDAEVTKLRSLVENSEASLVYEKNLVTQLQQEVSQLKNEICGGCSSSEQSVLNGPPLSDSLQSERLDNNISGMQPPLASQALLTALENTLLKNTEFANCSITKPVSLMSQTEQEIENNSLTTKYSSKSCHMTDHNTQANWNSMIDQQHKKRKKKRKGGSGKK, encoded by the exons ATGGATGTTCAGACGGGACTTATATATGTTGGCATTGTTGTCCTCTCCGCTGCAGCCAttgcttttatttcaatgtttGGTATAAGAGAAAAATCTTATGAAGAAGCAATTGCCGAACAGAGAAAGCTACCTGATGATTTGCTGTCAA GcaaaaaggataaaaataaagaaaaaaagcataaaaataaaacgggaaagaaagtaaaagagaagaaagaagagaaggatGATAAGGAAGATAAGGATGAAAGACCCGAGCATGTACAATTTGAAGAAACCCCTCAAATATTGCCTCCTGATCCACCAGTGCag AAGGAGAATCTTCAGCAGATTACCCAAACTGAAACCATGGAGAAAGTCAACAAATCACCAAAGGATACTCCGACTAAATCGAAGAAAAACAGGGAATCagtaaaaaagagagatgaaAATAGTAAAGATGAAAAACAAGATCTTAATACTTACACTAATGCATCATCTGCTAATAAAGAAACTACAAGGGAAGTAAAAGAACAACAACAAAAAGATACGCCTGTGAAAGAAGTGAAGGAAATTGTCAAAGAGGCAGTTCAGCAGTTACCGAACAAAGAAcccaaaaaaacgaaaaaaaagaatgatatTTTATCTCAGATCG atGGGGATGCAGTTAATGTTGAATTATTGATGCTATGTATTCAAAAAGCAGAGCTTAGTCGATCTGAAATACAGAGCCTCACGAATCAACTCTTGAATAAACAGCAGGACAATCCGTTAGAATATTCAGAGTGGACGGAAGGTCGCGCTGACCctgttattaaattgaaaaaacaattggcggaaaaagagaaagcatTAGCCGATGAGCACGAAGCGAATGTGGCATTTCAAAACAAATTAAAGGAATTGCGAGCTGAATTTAATACAGAAAAATCGAGACTATTATCGAATATTAGACAACTCGACGAAATGTTCAACGCTAAAAACACTGAAGCTCAAACATTGCAAACTCGACTTCAACATATTTTGGAAAGTCATGTTGCAGAAAAACAAGGTTTTGCTAGACAGATTGATCAACTGCAGAGTAAATTAAATGAGGATGCCAGCATTATTCACAAATTGCAAGAAGATCAAGGACAAACTCAGGGACATTTACAGCAAGAATTGATGGCGCAACGAAAGCAAATGGAAGTACAATTTGCACAAATACGTGAAAATGAGAATGCATTGAAATCACAATTGGCCCAAAAACATGGGGAGATGCAGGAATTGCAAAATGAACTGCAAGCGACTTGCGAAAGTAGCACCGCAGAGATAGATATGTTACGTCAGCAAGTAGGAATAATGCAAGGTCAATTGATACACTCAGAAGGACAATTACAACACTTTAAGGAGGCAAATGATCGATTACAAGATGTTGCTAGGCAACTTGAG GAATCTCATCGTGCACACACCGAATTAGATCATAGATTAAAAAGCGCACATCGACACGAACAAGAATTGCAGAAGCAAGTAAATTCACTGCAGGCTGAATTAAATCATGCGAAAAATGAAGCTAATGAAACGCCTACCTTAAAAATAGAACTTAACAAAGCTCAAACggaattgataaaattaaaatcagagCTGTCAGCCACAATGAATGAAGCTCAATCAGAAGCAGCTGAAATTATAGCCTTGAAAAATGCATTAAGTAACAAAGAAGAGGAACTAAAAAGATCGCAGGATAAAGTTTATGCTGTTCAAAATGATTTGCAACAATCCAATGTGCAAGTTACACGTCTGGAATCTGAATTGAATTCTGTCCAGAAGAAGATGGATGTATTAAAAGTCGATTTTGATTATAGTTTAAAGGAATCAAAGAACGAAGCAAACAAGTATCAAAACGAAGTATACACACTACAAAAACAGTTAGCAGATTTCCAGATAGAATTAGATCAGACTCGTAGTCAGATTAGAGAATCTAATGCGATGGCGAGTGAAGTAAAAGCTTTGCAAACTGAAATAAATAGATTGCAGAACAATGAGAAAAAAACAGGAGATGAACATCTTCATATTGTGAAACTGCAAGAAGAGAACGATAGACTGCGTACTGag CTTACGAACGCTAtagagaaacaaaaagaacTTCAACAACAatacgaagaaaagaaaaatcgtatAGATGTAGCACTAGCCACTACTACTGAACCTCAACATGCCAATTT aGAGGATAAAGCTTTActagaaaaattaacaacaGAGTTAACGCACAAAGAAGAGgaattcaataaaatagaTGAACGATTACATTTATTAGAGAGTGATGCAGATCAACACCAACAGTTTATTAGGCAATTAAAAGAAGCTTTAGAGGttcaaaaatgtaaaaataat GAACTACGCACAAAGAACTGGAAAGTAATGGAAGCTCTTTCTGCTGCTGAGTCGCGTGCCAAATCTAACGAAGAGACAGCCGttaaa gaaGTAACacagaaaattaaacaagaaCAAGAAGAAATAACTAAGGCATTTCTACAAAGGATATTCCCTGAGATTAAAGTGGCTGAGAAAACATATGAACATTGGATCAAATCTTTTGAAACTAAAATATGCAATAGTTTAAGCgaattaaaacagaaaaacgCAGATCAACTAATTCCAGATTTGGAGACACAAAACAAAAGTTTACAAGGCATGGTTTTACATTATCAACAAATTATTCACGATACG gaaggTATGCTTAATAAACTACAGAGTCATATAGAATCTGAGGAAACACGATGGCAATCGCAACttcgacaaaaagaaaatgaagtgGCAAACCTTAGAATAGAACTCAAAGACATgcaaactaaattaatttcaaatgagGAG tTTAAACAGAGAGTTAAAGAATTGGAAGTTTGCGTGGAACAAAATCGTActggaatattatttaatgccgCGCAGAAAGGTACATCGTGTGGAGATAGCAACGAGCTTGTTACTTTAGAACAATTGCAagaa GAGAAGGCCCGTTTATCGCAGGAATTAGAAGTAGAATGTAATAAGAGGGCGACATTGGACGCTGAAGTTACAAAATTGCGTTCTCTTGTTGAAAATAGTGAAGCGAGTTTAGTGTACGAGAAAAATCTTGTTACACAACTTCAACAAGAAGTATCCCAACTGAAG AATGAAATTTGTGGCGGTTGTAGCAGTTCGGAGCAGTCTGTGTTAAACGGTCCACCCTTATCGGATTCTCTTCAATCTGAG CGGTTGGATAATAATATATCTGGAATGCAGCCTCCTCTAGCGTCTCAGGCTCTGTTAACTGCGTTAGAAAATACTCTGCTCAAGAATACAGAGTTTGCAAACTGTTCCATTACGAAACCTGTCAGTTTGATGAGTCAAACTGAACAAGAAATTGAGAACAACTCCCTTACTACAAAATATTCCTCCAAATCCTGTCATATGACAGATCACAACACACAGGCTAATTGGAACTCAATGATTGACCAGCAACATAAAAAGCgcaagaaaaagaggaag GGTGGTTcaggaaaaaaataa
- the LOC139106793 gene encoding kinectin isoform X11 gives MDVQTGLIYVGIVVLSAAAIAFISMFGIREKSYEEAIAEQRKLPDDLLSSKKDKNKEKKHKNKTGKKVKEKKEEKDDKEDKDERPEHVQFEETPQILPPDPPVQESNKGNKKKGKLEKIKSILVNKDEPSVIVTELNPSQLPLAEANHFDLIHPKDDLELVRSQSITQTETMEKVNKSPKDTPTKSKKNRESVKKRDENSKDEKQDLNTYTNASSANKETTREVKEQQQKDTPVKEVKEIVKEAVQQLPNKEPKKTKKKNDILSQIDGDAVNVELLMLCIQKAELSRSEIQSLTNQLLNKQQDNPLEYSEWTEGRADPVIKLKKQLAEKEKALADEHEANVAFQNKLKELRAEFNTEKSRLLSNIRQLDEMFNAKNTEAQTLQTRLQHILESHVAEKQGFARQIDQLQSKLNEDASIIHKLQEDQGQTQGHLQQELMAQRKQMEVQFAQIRENENALKSQLAQKHGEMQELQNELQATCESSTAEIDMLRQQVGIMQGQLIHSEGQLQHFKEANDRLQDVARQLEESHRAHTELDHRLKSAHRHEQELQKQVNSLQAELNHAKNEANETPTLKIELNKAQTELIKLKSELSATMNEAQSEAAEIIALKNALSNKEEELKRSQDKVYAVQNDLQQSNVQVTRLESELNSVQKKMDVLKVDFDYSLKESKNEANKYQNEVYTLQKQLADFQIELDQTRSQIRESNAMASEVKALQTEINRLQNNEKKTGDEHLHIVKLQEENDRLRTELTNAIEKQKELQQQYEEKKNRIDVALATTTEPQHANLEDKALLEKLTTELTHKEEEFNKIDERLHLLESDADQHQQFIRQLKEALEVQKCKNNELRTKNWKVMEALSAAESRAKSNEETAVKEVTQKIKQEQEEITKAFLQRIFPEIKVAEKTYEHWIKSFETKICNSLSELKQKNADQLIPDLETQNKSLQGMVLHYQQIIHDTEGMLNKLQSHIESEETRWQSQLRQKENEVANLRIELKDMQTKLISNEEFKQRVKELEVCVEQNRTGILFNAAQKGTSCGDSNELVTLEQLQEEKARLSQELEVECNKRATLDAEVTKLRSLVENSEASLVYEKNLVTQLQQEVSQLKNEICGGCSSSEQSVLNGPPLSDSLQSEPPLASQALLTALENTLLKNTEFANCSITKPVSLMSQTEQEIENNSLTTKYSSKSCHMTDHNTQANWNSMIDQQHKKRKKKRKGGSGKK, from the exons ATGGATGTTCAGACGGGACTTATATATGTTGGCATTGTTGTCCTCTCCGCTGCAGCCAttgcttttatttcaatgtttGGTATAAGAGAAAAATCTTATGAAGAAGCAATTGCCGAACAGAGAAAGCTACCTGATGATTTGCTGTCAA GcaaaaaggataaaaataaagaaaaaaagcataaaaataaaacgggaaagaaagtaaaagagaagaaagaagagaaggatGATAAGGAAGATAAGGATGAAAGACCCGAGCATGTACAATTTGAAGAAACCCCTCAAATATTGCCTCCTGATCCACCAGTGCag GAGAGTAACAAAGGCAataagaagaaaggaaaacttgaaaagataaaatcaaTTCTCGTAAATAAAGATGAGCCATCAGTCATTGTGACTGAATTAAATCCTTCGCAGCTTCCCTTGGCAGAAGCTAACCATTTTGATCTTATTCATCCAAAAGATGACCTTGAACTCGTGCGGAGTCAGAGT ATTACCCAAACTGAAACCATGGAGAAAGTCAACAAATCACCAAAGGATACTCCGACTAAATCGAAGAAAAACAGGGAATCagtaaaaaagagagatgaaAATAGTAAAGATGAAAAACAAGATCTTAATACTTACACTAATGCATCATCTGCTAATAAAGAAACTACAAGGGAAGTAAAAGAACAACAACAAAAAGATACGCCTGTGAAAGAAGTGAAGGAAATTGTCAAAGAGGCAGTTCAGCAGTTACCGAACAAAGAAcccaaaaaaacgaaaaaaaagaatgatatTTTATCTCAGATCG atGGGGATGCAGTTAATGTTGAATTATTGATGCTATGTATTCAAAAAGCAGAGCTTAGTCGATCTGAAATACAGAGCCTCACGAATCAACTCTTGAATAAACAGCAGGACAATCCGTTAGAATATTCAGAGTGGACGGAAGGTCGCGCTGACCctgttattaaattgaaaaaacaattggcggaaaaagagaaagcatTAGCCGATGAGCACGAAGCGAATGTGGCATTTCAAAACAAATTAAAGGAATTGCGAGCTGAATTTAATACAGAAAAATCGAGACTATTATCGAATATTAGACAACTCGACGAAATGTTCAACGCTAAAAACACTGAAGCTCAAACATTGCAAACTCGACTTCAACATATTTTGGAAAGTCATGTTGCAGAAAAACAAGGTTTTGCTAGACAGATTGATCAACTGCAGAGTAAATTAAATGAGGATGCCAGCATTATTCACAAATTGCAAGAAGATCAAGGACAAACTCAGGGACATTTACAGCAAGAATTGATGGCGCAACGAAAGCAAATGGAAGTACAATTTGCACAAATACGTGAAAATGAGAATGCATTGAAATCACAATTGGCCCAAAAACATGGGGAGATGCAGGAATTGCAAAATGAACTGCAAGCGACTTGCGAAAGTAGCACCGCAGAGATAGATATGTTACGTCAGCAAGTAGGAATAATGCAAGGTCAATTGATACACTCAGAAGGACAATTACAACACTTTAAGGAGGCAAATGATCGATTACAAGATGTTGCTAGGCAACTTGAG GAATCTCATCGTGCACACACCGAATTAGATCATAGATTAAAAAGCGCACATCGACACGAACAAGAATTGCAGAAGCAAGTAAATTCACTGCAGGCTGAATTAAATCATGCGAAAAATGAAGCTAATGAAACGCCTACCTTAAAAATAGAACTTAACAAAGCTCAAACggaattgataaaattaaaatcagagCTGTCAGCCACAATGAATGAAGCTCAATCAGAAGCAGCTGAAATTATAGCCTTGAAAAATGCATTAAGTAACAAAGAAGAGGAACTAAAAAGATCGCAGGATAAAGTTTATGCTGTTCAAAATGATTTGCAACAATCCAATGTGCAAGTTACACGTCTGGAATCTGAATTGAATTCTGTCCAGAAGAAGATGGATGTATTAAAAGTCGATTTTGATTATAGTTTAAAGGAATCAAAGAACGAAGCAAACAAGTATCAAAACGAAGTATACACACTACAAAAACAGTTAGCAGATTTCCAGATAGAATTAGATCAGACTCGTAGTCAGATTAGAGAATCTAATGCGATGGCGAGTGAAGTAAAAGCTTTGCAAACTGAAATAAATAGATTGCAGAACAATGAGAAAAAAACAGGAGATGAACATCTTCATATTGTGAAACTGCAAGAAGAGAACGATAGACTGCGTACTGag CTTACGAACGCTAtagagaaacaaaaagaacTTCAACAACAatacgaagaaaagaaaaatcgtatAGATGTAGCACTAGCCACTACTACTGAACCTCAACATGCCAATTT aGAGGATAAAGCTTTActagaaaaattaacaacaGAGTTAACGCACAAAGAAGAGgaattcaataaaatagaTGAACGATTACATTTATTAGAGAGTGATGCAGATCAACACCAACAGTTTATTAGGCAATTAAAAGAAGCTTTAGAGGttcaaaaatgtaaaaataat GAACTACGCACAAAGAACTGGAAAGTAATGGAAGCTCTTTCTGCTGCTGAGTCGCGTGCCAAATCTAACGAAGAGACAGCCGttaaa gaaGTAACacagaaaattaaacaagaaCAAGAAGAAATAACTAAGGCATTTCTACAAAGGATATTCCCTGAGATTAAAGTGGCTGAGAAAACATATGAACATTGGATCAAATCTTTTGAAACTAAAATATGCAATAGTTTAAGCgaattaaaacagaaaaacgCAGATCAACTAATTCCAGATTTGGAGACACAAAACAAAAGTTTACAAGGCATGGTTTTACATTATCAACAAATTATTCACGATACG gaaggTATGCTTAATAAACTACAGAGTCATATAGAATCTGAGGAAACACGATGGCAATCGCAACttcgacaaaaagaaaatgaagtgGCAAACCTTAGAATAGAACTCAAAGACATgcaaactaaattaatttcaaatgagGAG tTTAAACAGAGAGTTAAAGAATTGGAAGTTTGCGTGGAACAAAATCGTActggaatattatttaatgccgCGCAGAAAGGTACATCGTGTGGAGATAGCAACGAGCTTGTTACTTTAGAACAATTGCAagaa GAGAAGGCCCGTTTATCGCAGGAATTAGAAGTAGAATGTAATAAGAGGGCGACATTGGACGCTGAAGTTACAAAATTGCGTTCTCTTGTTGAAAATAGTGAAGCGAGTTTAGTGTACGAGAAAAATCTTGTTACACAACTTCAACAAGAAGTATCCCAACTGAAG AATGAAATTTGTGGCGGTTGTAGCAGTTCGGAGCAGTCTGTGTTAAACGGTCCACCCTTATCGGATTCTCTTCAATCTGAG CCTCCTCTAGCGTCTCAGGCTCTGTTAACTGCGTTAGAAAATACTCTGCTCAAGAATACAGAGTTTGCAAACTGTTCCATTACGAAACCTGTCAGTTTGATGAGTCAAACTGAACAAGAAATTGAGAACAACTCCCTTACTACAAAATATTCCTCCAAATCCTGTCATATGACAGATCACAACACACAGGCTAATTGGAACTCAATGATTGACCAGCAACATAAAAAGCgcaagaaaaagaggaag GGTGGTTcaggaaaaaaataa